The following coding sequences are from one Coffea arabica cultivar ET-39 chromosome 11e, Coffea Arabica ET-39 HiFi, whole genome shotgun sequence window:
- the LOC113717905 gene encoding uncharacterized protein produces the protein MGAEEEGTVEVRKKDKKESKKGKKNEVADIHICKGDGGGKDSGKSAEKDMKKSKKGKKNEVRDNEIYEGNGGGKDKVIESCKSADKECGKGGNFEKKKKEEEKYEVSESSNEGNGRRERGNDTKKDFEHSRGRNDGVDVLKKVEKKKRKREKDKRIGSDDQLKQEELEDAKHGSQLSMNGTCSEAIRGAREGDGVVKVEKKKKKKLISVHSGGLQQGNTSSNETEAQENKDQSGEEAKLEAIDEDCETENVEEQKKKKKKKKKKREKMKENDVAGASGLGILAEESMNDNANSTLNEKSDKDLQNGGKRKREKAKSVKNGSKDPKAEKSKKKVRFSGTTEVFPPSDDNLVRGKRFSSEEDEIVKQAVFDYIEAHCLGEEGLNMVLNCRSHPEVKNCWKEITTCLPHRPHSAIYYRAQVLFRRDKKRKWTEEEIEMLRESHKMRGNQWKELADELGKHRFHVKDTWRRIRHENMRKGRWSQEEYQILFDLVNTDLRMKYCEEKKSKHGMLRDNIPWAAISDKLSTRPEANCCLKWYNQLTSSMVTEGLWADADDYRLIDALFQLDASCTEDVDWDNLLEHRSGDVCRKRWRQMVLHIGDCRSNSFADQVEVLAKRYCPDLLEAREIWDSKPIVP, from the coding sequence ATGGGTGCGGAAGAAGAGGGGACTGTGGAGGTTAGGAAGAAAGACAAGAAGGAGTCTAAGAAAGGGAAGAAGAATGAGGTTGCTGATATCCATATTTGCAAGGGTGATGGTGGAGGCAAAGATTCGGGTAAAAGTGCTGAAAAAGACATGAAAAAGTCtaagaaagggaagaaaaatgagGTTAGGGATAACGAAATTTATGAGGGTAATGGTGGAGGTAAAGATAAGGTAATTGAGAGTTGTAAAAGTGCTGATAAAGAATGTGGCAAAGGTGGAAATtttgagaagaagaaaaaagaggaggAGAAATATGAAGTTAGTGAAAGCAGTAATGAAGGTAATGGTAGGAGGGAGAGAGGAAATGATACGAAGAAAGATTTTGAGCATAGTAGGGGAAGGAACGATGGTGTGGATGTACTGAAGAAGGtcgaaaagaagaagagaaagagagagaaggatAAGAGAATTGGCTCTGACGACCAATTGAAACAGGAAGAACTTGAGGATGCTAAGCATGGAAGTCAGTTGAGCATGAATGGGACATGCTCTGAAGCAATACGAGGGGCTAGAGAGGGGGATGGTGTGGTGAAggttgaaaagaagaaaaagaagaaattaattAGTGTTCATTCTGGTGGTTTGCAGCAGGGAAACACTAGTTCGAACGAAACTGAAGCTCAGGAGAACAAGGATCAAAGTGGAGAAGAAGCTAAACTTGAAGCAATTGATGAAGACTGTGAAACGGAAAACGTTGAGgagcaaaagaagaagaagaagaagaagaagaagaagagagagaaaatgaaagaaaatgatgTTGCAGGTGCTAGTGGGCTAGGTATTCTGGCTGAAGAGTCCATGAATGACAATGCTAATTCAACCTTGAATGAGAAATCTGACAAAGATTTGCAAAATGGAGGTAAAAGGAAGAGGGAAAAGGCCAAATCAGTGAAAAATGGTTCCAAAGATCCTAAAGCtgagaaaagcaagaaaaaagtAAGGTTTTCAGGCACTACGGAGGTTTTTCCTCCATCTGATGATAACTTAGTTCGGGGTAAACGTTTCTCTAGCGAAGAGGATGAGATCGTGAAACAGGCTGTCTTTGACTATATAGAGGCACATTGTTTAGGTGAAGAAGGTTTGAACATGGTCTTGAACTGCAGGTCACACCCTGAAGTTAAGAATTGCTGGAAGGAAATAACAACTTGCTTACCACATCGGCCTCATAGTGCCATCTATTATCGTGCTCAGGTTCTGTTTCGAAGGGATAAAAAGCGTAAATGGACTGAAGAAGAGATTGAAATGCTCCGTGAGTCCCACAAGATGCGCGGGAACCAATGGAAGGAATTGGCTGACGAACTTGGCAAACATAGGTTTCATGTAAAGGACACTTGGCGCAGAATAAGACatgaaaatatgagaaaaggacGTTGGTCTCAGGAGGAGTACCAGATTCTATTTGATTTAGTGAACACAGATCTGAGAATGAAGTATTGTGAAGAGAAGAAATCCAAGCATGGCATGTTACGAGATAATATTCCTTGGGCTGCAATTAGTGATAAATTGTCCACACGACCTGAAGCTAACTGCTGTCTAAAATGGTACAACCAGTTAACATCATCTATGGTGACTGAAGGTTTATGGGCTGATGCTGATGATTATCGCCTAATTGATGCACTTTTTCAGTTGGATGCCAGCTGCACTGAAGATGTGGATTGGGACAATCTTCTTGAGCACAGGTCTGGAGATGTGTGTCGAAAACGTTGGAGGCAAATGGTTCTTCACATTGGCGACTGTCGAAGCAATTCATTTGCTGATCAAGTTGAAGTACTGGCAAAGCGATATTGTCCAGATCTACTCGAAGCTAGGGAGATCTGGGATAGCAAGCCTATTGTCCCATAG
- the LOC113718680 gene encoding uncharacterized protein: protein MDDQEPPFSPDIPPETENPLPKTQEFSNENSFPFDNGQKHSHATGTKMENFKAFLLRYVVSSSPTKSLSPLQRSMIEQRLHDFFPDFHTPDHPPYAAMIEHAIEKLNEEGGSTEEAISLFIRKEYPDLPRAHDSLFKYHLKNLCEDGALVKAGNRFYMTGDEHSPDSLYNLSHIVTHSNIYSPTSHDGVESSPSSPSWCSSTSCSSFSSPRSNRPYARRQKRGEKRGRQRKRTTQRKRVQIKRKGKRVERRGRPRKKNVEDQVYSDKLMLEEEVKELEEQNVRKKEQNEVLEGCDQVRRKRRKIKECGQRQETRALRDTDFDQFEVATKEEWRKKQLQEKSVSRDNSQAEELEKQREDQAHYIEGKEEEDQPLQNHSEVNLVCMLQQEAEVEVVGQEDYLKDGLRETTAQLDIAKEENQVIQVIARESCMEDTVLVVTGEPSLLEEHDIQTVRESTEEQRKRAQPCKRTVRGRKAHKKSVPIPGRRRGRPKKDLLVEASQTNAEEMEANETQEVMLEEKTEVIKEQNEVKEGALGIEGTNRVHGHGQESFGCSLTEETVTETEIGKPGVIAEEIVSGEQHNMVIKQESQLIGGTERCDKQQEHENIDQECYLSGKAKNEAFEEQNKPHRQQNLEQNQLVEKNIESSTAQEVEMHDMHNQTNTLVVGLLRLQLKTYVGLHYVGLCWTFTALIKVFYVIN, encoded by the exons ATGGACGATCAAGAACCACCATTTTCTCCTGATATCCCACCTGAAACTGAAAACCCACTACCCAAGACCCAGGAATTCAGCAATGAAAATAGTTTCCCTTTCGATAATGGCCAAAAACACAGCCATGCAACTGGtactaaaatggaaaacttcaaaGCTTTTTTGTTGAGATATGTTGTATCCTCTTCTCCAACCAAGTCTTTATCCCCCCTGCAAAGGTCCATGATTGAACAGCGCCTTCATGACTTCTTCCCTGATTTTCACACTCCTGATCATCCCCCTTATGCTGCT ATGATTGAACatgcaattgaaaaattgaatGAGGAAGGTGGATCTACTGAGGAGGCAATATCACTGTTTATTAGGAAAGAGTATCCTGATTTGCCAAGGGCTCATGATAGTTTATTCAAGTACCATTTGAAAAACCTCTGTGAGGATGGAGCTCTTGTAAAAGCTGGTAACAGGTTCTATATGACTGGAGATGAACATAGTCCTGACAGTCTCTATAATCTTAGTCATATAGTCACTCACAGTAATATTTACAGTCCAACCTCTCATGATGGTGTTGAGTCCAGTCCTAGTAGCCCCAGCTGGTGCTCAAGCACTTCCTGCAGCAGCTTTTCTAGCCCAAGGAGTAACCGTCCATATGCTCGAAGGcagaaaagaggggaaaaaaggGGAAGACAGCGCAAGAGAACTACTCAACGAAAGAGAGTACAGATTAAGCGTAAAGGAAAGAGAGTCGAGAGACGTGGTAGACCACGTAAGAAGAATGTAGAAGATCAAGTATATTCTGACAAGCTGATGTTAGAAGAGGAAGTCAAAGAATTAGAAGAGCAAAATGTcagaaagaaagaacaaaatgaGGTGCTTGAGGGCTGTGATCAAGttagaaggaaaagaagaaagataaaGGAGTGTGGTCAAAGACAAGAAACCAGGGCACTGAGAGACACTGACTTTGACCAATTTGAAGTGGCAACTAAGGAGGAATGGCGGAAAAAACAATTACAAGAAAAATCAGTTAGCAGGGACAACAGTCAAGCAGAGGAGCTTGAAAAACAAAGGGAGGACCAGGCTcattatattgaaggaaaagaagaagaggatCAGCCACTGCAAAATCACAGTGAAGTAAATCTTGTATGCATGCTGCAGCAAGAAGCAGAGGTTGAAGTGGTGGGGCAAGAAGATTACTTGAAGGATGGACTTAGAGAAACAACTGCACAATTGGATATTGCAAAAGAAGAGAATCAGGTGATTCAGGTGATTGCAAGAGAGAGTTGTATGGAAGATACAGTGCTTGTAGTGACTGGAGAACCTAGTTTACTTGAAGAACATGACATTCAGACTGTGAGGGAGTCAACGGAGGAGCAAAGAAAAAGGGCTCAACCTTGTAAAAGAACTGTGAGAGGAAGAAAAGCTCATAAGAAGAGTGTACCGATACCTGGGAGGCGTAGGGGTAGGCCAAAGAAGGATTTGTTGGTAGAAGCAAGCCAAACTAATGCTGAAGAAATGGAGGCTAATGAAACTCAAGAAGTGATGTTAGAAGAGAAAACTGAAGTGATTAAGGAACAAAATGAAGTAAAAGAAGGGGCTTTGGGGATTGAAGGGACAAACCGAGTACATGGACATGGACAAGAAAGTTTTGGATGCAGTCTAACAGAGGAAACCGTGACAGAAACTGAAATTGGAAAACCTGGTGTTATTGCAGAAGAAATTGTATCAGGAGAACAGCATAATATGGTGATCAAGCAAGAGTCACAATTAATTGGAGGCACTGAAAGATGTGACAAACAACAGGAACATGAAAACATTGACCAGGAGTGTTATCTATCTGGAAAAGCCAAAAATGAAGCTTTCGAAGAGCAAAATAAGCCACATAGGCAACAGAACCTAGAGCAGAATCAGCTGGTAGAAAAGAATATTGAATCTAGTACTGCACAGGAAGTTGAAATGCATGATATGCACAATCAGACAAACACACTAGTGGTTGGACTTTTACGGCTCCAATTAAAGACCTATGTTGGACTACACTATGTTGGACTATGTTGGACTTTTACGGCTCTAATTAAAGTCTTTTACGTGATTAATTAA
- the LOC113717756 gene encoding uncharacterized protein → MASPIPQIHFQKPQNPSENSAQTKQAANMEKLKGAVMKLLNNQANTPLSETHKARVEERLTQFLSPLHSPDHPPYAWMIERALQELNERGGSTEESVSKFIRKEYDDLPWAHHTMLKHHLVQLCESGCIVLTQDKRYLLASGNLDLKVKRKSRRKWMKRKRGWDWEKKRSKQSKKVTGKANGVEYLCDQQKDRGTPIEVNEEEKPVDEGIKEQEPRGDVDKLLLSQREDQVISKEVVEQVLMVERVEQQNSNGNDIDLLFCQPKDQGTSNQLHEGRDCMMQGIGQQKLEAQFSKDAEKLCVAEEKGIDCNSDAPPTVTPSFPITDGKESPELITVQQQSSEPMLGITDICSQNAQLEIGGKHLEDNYTELSSPERPPGFEYVILEEVSPVQPWTTVSSELTIHQEQLNQHDEHDILGNVEASGPDSAVVEESIPTERMERQKKRWSKRLAGEKASLISDILPHPNLLDKCPPKSELSHQDKAHGKQMKCYSRRLSGDKASSMPDILPFPELQDDNPPKLQLSDHCSAYGKHHTSLESTLTTEVQQKQCSQLQKAAIDSSKNLQQPDSETLSKLPCLGDYPAEPKCQAEPSKHKRKNQVVQGTEIPRVLRPRPLKPEPQLSNVITEDSFSSQLDQQERQTPESQCPSTKVTNELTMSVDQDEQDLFPAGAKCEPSQGEKQEKLSPKHHCKIKQQIGLRRRGRPPKSRCGAKAKSGTLVPEDVTPDDDQNQQHNEHLTQPPTEKLDLAIDPHLEQQLEKPRYRGRGRPPKRKRGASYVKKSDLQQRKTTKYLGRGRPRKTDLLE, encoded by the exons ATGGCCTCCCCAATCCCTCAAATTCACTTCCAAAAACCTCAAAACCCTTCTGAAAACAGCGCACAGACGAAACAAGCAGCCAATATGGAGAAACTGAAAGGAGCGGTGATGAAACTTTTGAACAATCAAGCAAACACGCCTTTATCAGAAACTCACAAAGCCCGTGTCGAAGAACGCTTAACTCAATTCTTGTCCCCTCTTCACTCACCTGATCATCCGCCTTATGCGTGG ATGATAGAGAGGGCGCTTCAAGAATTAAATGAAAGAGGAGGCTCTACAGAGGAATCGGTTTCAAAGTTTATTAGAAAGGAATATGATGATTTACCATGGGCTCATCATACAATGCTGAAACATCATCTTGTACAGCTTTGTGAAAGTGGCTGTATAGTTCTAACTCAAGACAAGCGATACTTGCTTGCTAGTGGAAATTTAGATCtgaaagtaaaaagaaaaagcagGAGGAAGTGGATGAAGAGAAAACGTGGGTGGGATTGGGAGAAGAAGCGAAGCAAGCAGAGTAAAAAAGTAACTGGGAAGGCTAATGGTGTTGAATATCTTTGTGACCAACAAAAAGATCGGGGAACTCCAATTGAAGTGAATGAGGAAGAGAAGCCTGTGGATGAAGGAATTAAAGAGCAGGAACCCAGAGGTGATGTTGACAAGTTGCTTTTAAGCCAACGAGAAGATCAAGTAATATCAAAGGAAGTAGTAGAGCAAGTACTCATGGTTGAAAGAGTTGAACAGCAGAATTCAAATGGCAATGACATTGACTTGCTCTTTTGCCAACCAAAAGATCAAGGAACTTCAAATCAACTACATGAAGGGAGAGATTGCATGATGCAGGGAATTGGACAGCAGAAGCTAGAAGCTCAGTTTAGTAAAGATGCAGAGAAATTATGTGTTGCTGAAGAAAAAGGTATTGATTGTAACTCAGATGCTCCTCCCACTGTGACTCCTAGCTTTCCGATTACAGATGGAAAGGAGAGCCCCGAATTAATCACTGTCCAGCAACAGAGTAGTGAACCTATGTTGGGAATAACTGACATTTGTAGCCAGAATGCACAGCTGGAGATAGGGGGGAAACATCTTGAAGATAATTATACAGAACTCTCATCTCCAGAGAGGCCACCCGGTTTCGAGTATGTGATTTTGGAGGAAGTATCCCCTGTTCAGCCTTGGACCACAGTTTCTTCTGAATTAACAATTCACCAAGAGCAGCTCAACCAACATGATGAACATGATATTTTGGGTAATGTGGAAGCGTCAGGGCCTGACTCAGCTGTTGTTGAAGAGTCAATTCCAACTGAGCGGATGGAAAGGCAGAAGAAGCGTTGGAGCAAAAGGCTAGCTGGAGAAAAAGCTTCCTTGATATCAGATATCTTGCCTCATCCAAATTTACTGGATAAATGCCCTCCAAAATCAGAACTTTCTCATCAGGATAAGGCGCATGGAAAACAGATGAAGTGCTATAGCAGAAGGCTATCTGGAGATAAAGCTTCTTCGATGCCAGATATCTTACCTTTTCCAGAGTTGCAGGATGACAATCCTCCAAAGTTGCAACTTTCTGATCATTGTAGTGCTTATGGAAAACATCACACATCATTGGAGTCAACTCTGACTACAGAGGTGCAGCAAAAGCAATGTAGTCAGCTGCAAAAAGCTGCCATTGattcatcaaaaaatttgcaGCAGCCGGATTCAGAAACATTGAGCAAGCTCCCATGTTTAGGTGACTATCCTGCTGAACCGAAATGCCAGGCAGAACCTTCAAAGCACAAGAGAAAGAATCAAGTTGTGCAAGGAACTGAAATACCTAGAGTTCTGCGGCCTCGGCCTCTTAAACCGGAACCTCAATTATCTAATGTCATAACTGAAGACAGTTTCTCATCACAGCTTGATCAGCAGGAAAGGCAAACACCAGAATCTCAATGCCCTAGTACGAAAGTCACAAATGAGTTGACAATGTCAGTTGATCAGGATGAACAAGACCTGTTTCCAGCAGGAGCCAAATGTGAACCATCTCAAGGTGAAAAGCAGGAAAAGTTGTCGCCAAAGCATCATTGCAAAATCAAGCAGCAAATAGGCCTTCGACGTCGAGGGCGACCTCCAAAATCTAGGTGTGGTGCAAAAGCTAAATCTGGTACGTTGGTTCCAGAGGACGTGACACCTGATGATGATCAAAACCAGCAGCACAATGAGCATCTCACACAGCCGCCAACAGAAAAGTTAGATCTGGCTATAGATCCTCATTTGGAGCAGCAATTGGAGAAACCAAGATATAGAGGTCGTGGAAGGCCTCCTAAACGCAAACGAGGTGCTAGTTACGTCAAGAAATCCGACTTGCAACAGCGCAAAACAACCAAATACCTAGGTCGTGGAAGACCTAGGAAGACAGATTTATTAGAATGA